From the Manihot esculenta cultivar AM560-2 chromosome 3, M.esculenta_v8, whole genome shotgun sequence genome, one window contains:
- the LOC110612059 gene encoding AMSH-like ubiquitin thioesterase 3, producing MKIDVNKIARKVEVDNRIPLRHYYRIADNLLRQANIHREEKNIVDLYTILLRYSSLVSETIPYHRDYQILLPKERAAYKKRLFAVLDELEALKPEFHRRVDELNKAYARTQLHELDDPERTYYGSDSSSKCPSVNKVSYSSISVKRPSVVAPQSSWRYSNNHTQVSSSNPPQLDKPLQKLSISLPLPKQETLSRHSFLGPNGLRGQWRGPSAEIKVQYPSYTDLTSSENLSLDQAAQYSVEGVKDSDSGSIASTMESVLSLDDGRWSRPVEEASPALINEAREDPFQFVGIRQPSPPPVLAQVHDFSPIPPSKVADPRPGPAKSSQDVIPSSNSYQHLHVPVNLMEDFLRLAHANTQKNLETCGVLAGSLKNRVFHLTTLIIPKQESTSDSCQTVNEEEIFEVQDRLALFPLGWIHTHPSQTCFMSSVDLHTHYSYQIMLPEAIAIVMAPTDESSPHGIFHLSDPSGVSVIRNCQQRGFHPHEEPLDGSAIYEHCSHVYMNSNLKFEVVDLR from the exons atgaagatcGACGTCAACAAAATCGCTCGGAAAGTAGAGGTCGATAATCGGATTCCTCTCCGTCACTATTACAGAATTGCCGATAATCTCCTCAGACAG GCAAATATACACCGCGAGGAGAAGAATATTGTAGATTTGTATACAATACTTCTAAGATATTCAAG TTTGGTGTCTGAAACAATTCCATATCACCGAGATTATCAGATTTTGCTTCCAAAGGAAAGAGCAGCTTATAAGAAG AGATTGTTTGCTGTCCTAGATGAGCTTGAAGCTTTGAAGCCAGAATTCCATCGAAGAGTAGACGAGCTAAACAAAGCTTATGCTAGAACTCAACTGCACGAGCTTGACGACCCAGAAAGGACTTACTATGGTTCTGACTCTTCTTCAAAATGCCCATCTGTTAATAAAGTTTCTTACTCGAGCATCAGTGTTAAGCGG CCCTCTGTTGTGGCACCACAGTCTTCATGGAGGTACAGCAACAATCATACTCAAGTTTCATCTTCAAACCCTCCTCAACTTGACAAGCCTTTGCAGAAGCT ATCTATTAGTTTACCTCTTCCCAAGCAAGAGACGTTGTCCAGACACTCATTCTTAGGGCCTAACGGTCTTAGGGGTCAATGGCGAGGACCTAGTGCAGAGATAAAG GTTCAGTATCCAAGTTATACCGACTTAACCTCTTCTGAAAATTTAAG CCTGGATCAGGCTGCACAATACAGTGTTGAGGGAGTAAAAGATAGCGATTCTGGGAGCATTGCCTCTACTATGGAATCAGTGCTCTCTTTAGATGATGGGAGATGGTCACGCCCAGTTGAAGAGGCGTCCCCTGCATTAATTAATGAAGCAAGGGAAGATCCTTTCCAGTTTGTTGGTATTAGGCAACCTTCACCGCCTCCTGTTCTTGCTCAAGTGCATGATTTTTCTCCAATTCCTCCATCAAAAGTTGCAGATCCAAGACCTGGACCTGCAAAATCTTCCCAGGATGTGATTCCTAGCTCAAATTCATATCAACATTTACATGTT CCTGTAAATTTGATGGAGGACTTCTTGAGATTAGCTCATGCAAATACACAGAAAAACTTAGAAACATGTGGTGTTCTTGCTGGTTCACTG AAAAACAGGGTCTTCCACCTCACTACTCTTATAATCCCAAAGCAAGAGTCAACCTCAGATTCG TGTCAGACGGTGAATGAAGAAGAAATATTTGAAGTTCAAGATAGATTGGCACTTTTCCCTCTTGGATGGATTCAT acaCATCCATCGCAGACATGTTTCATGTCATCTGTTGATCTGCACACTCATTACTCGTATCAG ATCATGTTACCTGAAGCAATTGCAATTGTAATGGCCCCGACTGATGAATCAAG TCCACATGGCATATTTCACTTGTCTGATCCGAGTGGTGTATCTGTGATCCGAAATTGCCAGCAGAGGGGATTTCATCCCCATGAGGAGCCTTTAGATGGAAGCGCAATTTATGAGCACTGCTCTCACGTCTACATGAATTCCAACTTAAAATTTGAAGTTGTTGATCTTCGGTGA
- the LOC110612060 gene encoding protein trichome birefringence-like 4 isoform X2 translates to MEPFKNLFTAFLNVSTTLPCPFSRSRTHLLATFVLLLSLLFLSTSLTNHSSSFTASALASRLLFAALYISPFSSIKSSNTCLVSDLRDNCTLSSVTAMERTRRNSRKEETDVISGLSSCDIFNGKWVVDNSDPIYQPGSCPFVDDAFNCFKNGRPDLGYLGYRWKPHGCRIPRFDGRKMLEMLRGKRLVFVGDSLNRNMWESLVCALRESLKNKSRIFEVSDRRELRTQGFYSFKFIDYNSSVDFVKSPFLVQEWKASDKTRSRKETLRLDMIQATSTKYHEADIIIFNTGHWWTHQKTYKGKDYFQEGSHVYNRLQVTEAYTKALGTWAQWVDANIDGSRTRVFFRGYSASHFRKGQWNSGGHCENETQPVRNDTGLAPYPWMMSILESVISEMKTPVFYLNISKMTDYRKDGHPSIYRQPEIRRTHGMTQDCSHWCLPGVPDFWNELLYATLLLSHHDLSINVH, encoded by the exons ATGGAACCTTTCAAGAACCTTTTCACTGCTTTCTTGAACGTCTCAACAACTCTCCCATGTCCTTTCTCAAGATCAAGAACCCATCTTTTAGCCACTTTCGTTctccttctttctcttcttttcctcTCAACTTCACTAACCAACCATTCTTCATCATTCACTGCCTCTGCTCTTGCTTCTCGCCTTCTCTTTGCAGCACTCTACATCTCTCCCTTCTCTTCAATTAAATCATCCAACACATGTCTCGTCTCGGACTTGCGCGATAACTGCACGCTTTCTTCTGTCACTGCAATGGAAAGAACTCGCAGGAATTCCAGAAAAGAAGAAACTGATGTGATTTCAGGCCTTAGTTCTTGTGATATCTTTAATGGTAAATGGGTTGTTGATAACTCTGATCCCATTTACCAACCTGGGTCTTGCCCATTTGTTGATGATGCCTTCAACTGCTTCAAGAATGGAAGGCCTGATCTGGGTTACCTTGGATATCGTTGGAAGCCACATGGGTGCCGAATTCCAAG GTTTGATGGAAGAAAGATGTTGGAGATGTTGAGAGGGAAGAGGTTGGTGTTTGTAGGAGACTCATTGAATAGGAACATGTGGGAATCATTGGTTTGTGCATTGAGAGAATCATTGAAGAACAAAAGTAGAATCTTTGAAGTTTCTGACAGGCGAGAGTTGAGGACTCAGGGATTCTACTCTTTCAAATTCATA GACTATAACAGCTCAGTGGATTTTGTCAAATCACCATTCCTTGTTCAAGAATGGAAAGCCTCAGACAAGACTAGAAGTCGAAAAGAAACATTAAGGCTTGACATGATCCAAGCAACTTCCACTAAGTACCATGAAGCTGATATAATTATCTTCAACACAGGTCACTGGTGGACTCACCAAAAGACCTACAAGGG CAAAGATTACTTCCAAGAAGGCAGCCATGTCTATAACAGGCTGCAGGTGACAGAAGCATACACCAAAGCTTTGGGGACATGGGCACAATGGGTGGATGCTAATATCGACGGCAGTCGTACGAGGGTGTTCTTCAGAGGATACTCAGCTTCTCACTTCAG GAAAGGGCAATGGAATTCAGGAGGGCACTGTGAAAACGAGACACAGCCAGTGAGAAATGACACTGGGCTTGCTCCATATCCATGGATGATGAGCATTCTTGAATCTGTTATATCAGAAATGAAGACACCAGTGTTTTATCTCAACATTAGCAAAATGACAGACTACAGAAAAGATGGGCATCCTTCCATTTACAGGCAACCTGAGATCAGAAGAACCCATGGGATGACTCAAGACTGCAGCCATTGGTGCCTCCCTGGTGTTCCTGACTTCTGGAATGAGCTTCTTTACGCCACTCTCCTATTATCACACCATGATTTGTCAATTAACGTCCACTAG
- the LOC110612060 gene encoding protein trichome birefringence-like 4 isoform X1: MEPFKNLFTAFLNVSTTLPCPFSRSRTHLLATFVLLLSLLFLSTSLTNHSSSFTASALASRLLFAALYISPFSSIKSSNTCLVSDLRDNCTLSSVTAMERTRRNSRKEETDVISGLSSCDIFNGKWVVDNSDPIYQPGSCPFVDDAFNCFKNGRPDLGYLGYRWKPHGCRIPRFDGRKMLEMLRGKRLVFVGDSLNRNMWESLVCALRESLKNKSRIFEVSDRRELRTQGFYSFKFIDYNSSVDFVKSPFLVQEWKASDKTRSRKETLRLDMIQATSTKYHEADIIIFNTGHWWTHQKTYKGKDYFQEGSHVYNRLQVTEAYTKALGTWAQWVDANIDGSRTRVFFRGYSASHFRLIASFIHCLHLIICFRPTEYFFCGHGRKGQWNSGGHCENETQPVRNDTGLAPYPWMMSILESVISEMKTPVFYLNISKMTDYRKDGHPSIYRQPEIRRTHGMTQDCSHWCLPGVPDFWNELLYATLLLSHHDLSINVH, from the exons ATGGAACCTTTCAAGAACCTTTTCACTGCTTTCTTGAACGTCTCAACAACTCTCCCATGTCCTTTCTCAAGATCAAGAACCCATCTTTTAGCCACTTTCGTTctccttctttctcttcttttcctcTCAACTTCACTAACCAACCATTCTTCATCATTCACTGCCTCTGCTCTTGCTTCTCGCCTTCTCTTTGCAGCACTCTACATCTCTCCCTTCTCTTCAATTAAATCATCCAACACATGTCTCGTCTCGGACTTGCGCGATAACTGCACGCTTTCTTCTGTCACTGCAATGGAAAGAACTCGCAGGAATTCCAGAAAAGAAGAAACTGATGTGATTTCAGGCCTTAGTTCTTGTGATATCTTTAATGGTAAATGGGTTGTTGATAACTCTGATCCCATTTACCAACCTGGGTCTTGCCCATTTGTTGATGATGCCTTCAACTGCTTCAAGAATGGAAGGCCTGATCTGGGTTACCTTGGATATCGTTGGAAGCCACATGGGTGCCGAATTCCAAG GTTTGATGGAAGAAAGATGTTGGAGATGTTGAGAGGGAAGAGGTTGGTGTTTGTAGGAGACTCATTGAATAGGAACATGTGGGAATCATTGGTTTGTGCATTGAGAGAATCATTGAAGAACAAAAGTAGAATCTTTGAAGTTTCTGACAGGCGAGAGTTGAGGACTCAGGGATTCTACTCTTTCAAATTCATA GACTATAACAGCTCAGTGGATTTTGTCAAATCACCATTCCTTGTTCAAGAATGGAAAGCCTCAGACAAGACTAGAAGTCGAAAAGAAACATTAAGGCTTGACATGATCCAAGCAACTTCCACTAAGTACCATGAAGCTGATATAATTATCTTCAACACAGGTCACTGGTGGACTCACCAAAAGACCTACAAGGG CAAAGATTACTTCCAAGAAGGCAGCCATGTCTATAACAGGCTGCAGGTGACAGAAGCATACACCAAAGCTTTGGGGACATGGGCACAATGGGTGGATGCTAATATCGACGGCAGTCGTACGAGGGTGTTCTTCAGAGGATACTCAGCTTCTCACTTCAGGTTAATTGCTTCTTTTATCCATTGCTTACATCTGATAATCTGTTTCAGGCCTACTGAATATTTTTTCTGTGGACATGGAAGGAAAGGGCAATGGAATTCAGGAGGGCACTGTGAAAACGAGACACAGCCAGTGAGAAATGACACTGGGCTTGCTCCATATCCATGGATGATGAGCATTCTTGAATCTGTTATATCAGAAATGAAGACACCAGTGTTTTATCTCAACATTAGCAAAATGACAGACTACAGAAAAGATGGGCATCCTTCCATTTACAGGCAACCTGAGATCAGAAGAACCCATGGGATGACTCAAGACTGCAGCCATTGGTGCCTCCCTGGTGTTCCTGACTTCTGGAATGAGCTTCTTTACGCCACTCTCCTATTATCACACCATGATTTGTCAATTAACGTCCACTAG
- the LOC110612305 gene encoding uncharacterized protein LOC110612305, producing MAFSVSMKHGQLFLAVVLLCMSVFCCNIGKAYDEEVPQTGTGLAGYDPFTGSGVVGHVPQTGIGVLEDEPAGILDKALLCFNEKHIYSSCEEAYRLTETGDIKVPYAYVEQYCHGPCLSETHLVLNCVENVMKHFVFYNKATIEAIRETIKAGCSYGPERGDFNVAEHLQAEENRADKTQIKILSGLGLAIIGHTILF from the exons ATGGCATTTTCAGTTTCCATGAAACATGGGCAATTGTTTTTAGCAGTAGTTCTTCTCTGTATGTCTGTGTTTTGCTGCAACATAG GGAAGGCATATGATGAGGAAGTGCCTCAGACAGGCACAGGCCTTGCAGGATATGATCCTTTCACAGGTTCAGGCGTTGTAGGACATGTGCCTCAAACAGGTATTGGCGTTCTAGAAGATGAGCCGGCTGGAATTCTTGACAAAGCCTTGCTGTGTTTTAATGAGAAACAT ATTTACAGCAGCTGCGAAGAAGCCTATAGATTAACCGAGACTGGAGATATCAAAGTGCCTTATGCATATGTTGAACAATATTGCCATGGGCCATGCCTCTCAGAGACCCATTTGGTGCTCAATTGCGTAGAAAACGTTATGAAGCACTTTGTATTCTACAATAAGGCTACCATAGAGGCTATTAGAGAAACAATCAAGGCAGGATGCAGCTATGGCCCTGAAAGAG GTGACTTCAATGTGGCTGAGCACCTTCAAGCTGAAGAAAACAGAGCAGACAAGACTCAAATCAAGATTCTCTCTGGACTTGGCTTGGCAATCATAGGGCATACCATACTGTTCTAA
- the LOC110610815 gene encoding putative pentatricopeptide repeat-containing protein At3g16890, mitochondrial, whose protein sequence is MRGLALDSCRASSSSLNNLSQFQESFSQLKSSGESALKPKADPNHISNFETAPRGNTRYLLNPPPHRRANSVSISSGPISASTCSKSIDHHYFSRILSRNDCFLLLNHDLNAKRIILKPQFVISILQNQENPLHILKFYIWVCKIDPSFVKDQSVKGVLANCLYRKGPVLLSVELLKDIRNSGYRVTEDLLCILVSSWGRLGLVKYCNEIFGQISFLGISPSTRLYNAVIDALIKSNSLDSAYLKFQQMSVDNCKPDRFTYNILIHGVCRIGVMDEALRLLKQMEGLGYPANVFTYTILIDGFLKAKRVDEAFRVLETMKAQKLSPNEATIRAFVHGVFHSMAPSKAFELAIRFIEGEPILRRLACDTLLCCLSDNNMAREAGVLLEKLGKRGYLPDSSVFNITMNCLIKGSNLNKTCSILDNFVEQGMKLSVSTYLVLIEALYGAGRVMEGDRYFNQMMKYGLVSNVFSYNMVIDCFCKTSMMDKAANIFKLMQYKGITPNIVTFNTLINRHCKVGEVSKARELLLMLLEHGLKPDIFTFNSIIYGLCQAKQIDDALGCFDELVEWGASPNAVTYNILIRSLCLIGDIPRSMKFLRNMRMGGISPDVFSFNAVIQSFCRMGKVENAEKLFVSMLSIGLNPDNYTYGAFIKLYCESGRYNDAKEMFLSMEANGCKPDSFICNIILDTLVKQGQLEEAQKIAKICSERGIFVHFIAKSQNYVLHGS, encoded by the coding sequence ATGAGAGGCCTTGCTTTGGATTCTTGTAGGGCATCGTCATCTTCACTTAACAATCTCTCTCAATTTCAGGAATCATTCAGTCAGCTTAAATCAAGCGGTGAAAGCGCTTTAAAGCCCAAAGCTGATCCAAATCACATCAGCAACTTTGAAACTGCTCCGAGAGGTAATACTCGCTATTTGCTGAACCCTCCTCCGCACAGAAGGGCTAACTCAGTATCAATCTCAAGCGGTCCCATTTCAGCTAGTACATGCAGTAAATCAATTGATCATCATTATTTTTCTCGAATTCTTTCGAGAAATGACTGTTTTTTGTTGTTGAACCACGACCTTAATGCAAAGAGGATAATACTGAAACCTCAATTTGTTATTAGCATCTTGCAAAATCAGGAAAACCCATTGCACATTCTGAAATTTTATATCTGGGTATGCAAAATCGACCCGTCATTTGTAAAGGATCAATCCGTTAAGGGTGTTTTAGCCAATTGCCTTTATAGGAAAGGACCTGTTTTATTGTCGGTTGAATTGCTTAAAGATATTAGGAACTCGGGTTATCGAGTCACTGAAGATTTGCTTTGCATTTTGGTTAGTAGCTGGGGCAGGTTGGGATTGGTAAAGTATTGTAATGAAATATTTGGTCAGATATCTTTTCTGGGTATCAGTCCTAGTACTAGGTTGTATAATGCGGTTATTGATGCATTGATCAAATCCAATTCTCTTGACTCGGCTTATCTAAAGTTCCAACAGATGTCAGTGGATAATTGTAAACCAGATAGGTTTACCTATAATATACTTATTCATGGAGTTTGTAGGATCGGCGTAATGGATGAAGCACTCAGGTTGCTTAAGCAGATGGAGGGTTTGGGATATCCAGCTAACGTGTTCACATATACAATCTTAATTGATGGGTTTTTAAAGGCAAAGAGGGTTGATGAAGCCTTTAGGGTTTTAGAGACGATGAAGGCTCAAAAGTTGAGTCCCAATGAAGCAACAATTCGAGCATTCGTTCATGGGGTGTTTCATAGTATGGCCCCAAGTAAGGCATTTGAGCTAGCCATTAGATTTATTGAAGGAGAGCCTATATTGAGGAGACTGGCTTGTGACACACTACTTTGTTGCTTGTCAGATAATAATATGGCAAGAGAGGCAGGTGTATTATTGGAGAAACTTGGGAAGAGAGGCTATTTACCTGACAGCTCAGTATTTAACATCACTATGAATTGTTTGATAAAGGGTTCTAATCTTAATAAGACATGTAGCATACTGGATAACTTTGTTGAGCAAGGCATGAAGTTGAGTGTTAGCACTTATCTTGTACTAattgaagctttgtacggggcTGGAAGAGTTATGGAGGGGGATAGGTATTTCAATCAGATGATGAAGTATGGACTTGTATCAAATGTCTTTTCATATAACATGGTGATAGATTGCTTTTGCAAAACCAGTATGATGGACAAGGCAGCAAACATTTTCAAACTGATGCAGTATAAAGGTATCACTCCTAATATTGTTACTTTCAATACCCTGATTAACAGGCATTGCAAGGTTGGAGAAGTAAGCAAGGCACGAGAACTGTTGTTGATGCTTTTGGAACATGGACTCAAACCAGATATCTTTacttttaattcaataatttatgGCCTTTGTCAAGCAAAGCAGATTGATGATGCTTTAGGTTGTTTCGACGAATTAGTTGAGTGGGGTGCCTCTCCAAATGCTGTCACATACAATATATTGATCCGTTCTTTGTGTCTCATAGGGGATATTCCTCGATCAATGAAATTCTTAAGAAATATGCGAATGGGTGGAATAAGCCCAGATGTCTTTTCTTTCAATGCTGTTATTCAAAGTTTTTGTAGGATGGGAAAGGTAGAGAATGCAGAGAAGCTTTTTGTTTCAATGTTGTCAATTGGCTTGAATCCAGACAATTATACTTATGGTGCTTTCATCAAGCTATATTGTGAATCAGGGAGATATAATGACGCTAAGGAGATGTTTCTCTCAATGGAAGCGAATGGTTGTAAGCCTGATTCTTTTATATGCAATATAATTTTGGACACTCTAGTGAAGCAAGGTCAACTTGAAGAGGCCCAGAAAATTGCAAAAATATGTAGTGAGAGGGGCATTTTTGTACATTTTATTGCTAAATCCCAGAATTATGTTCTTCATGGTTCATAG
- the LOC110611703 gene encoding uncharacterized protein LOC110611703: MLDSGNEGMDEDDLLQHSGRKKRKDGEGSFSLEEQDGGKDMLVNGSPNNETVIADTVEVNDEESYELSDGEEDEEDEKCSNIKLTKIEKSRYCKPWKNSLIIKLIGRSMGYAYLSRRVKELWKPKSPMDLIALDNNFFLARFNSREDFDFALEGGSWILVDHYLSVHQWCSDFDPFNVSLKRLAVWVRFSCLPIEYFNEDFLMRLGRKIGDPIRVDNNTSRVTRGHFARLCVEVDVTKPLLSKFKLNRRVRRIEYEALHMVCFSCGIFGHMKDNCPSLRKELQPENVENVPNSAHSNPAPKVAQLPKNQVVNPDVLDDFGD, from the exons ATGTTAGATTCCGGCAACGAGGGTATGGACGAGGATGATCTCTTGCAACATAGCGGTCGTAAGAAGCGTAAGGATGGTGAAGGAAGTTTCTCTTTAGAAGAACAAGACGGTGGAAA GGATATGTTAGTCAATGGAAGTCCTAATAACGAGACTGTGATTGCTGACACAGTTGAAGTGAATGATGAGGAGTCGTATGAGCTTTCTGATGGGGAAGAGGATGAGGAAGATGAAAAGTGCTCTAATATTAAACTTACTAAAATTGAGAAATCTCGTTATTGTAAACCATGGAAGAACTCCTTGATTATCAAGTTGATTGGAAGATCAATGGGGTATGCCTATTTATCGCGAAGGGTGAAGGAACTCTGGAAACCTAAATCCCCTATGGACTTAATTGCTCTGGACAATAATTTTTTCCTTGCTCGATTTAATAGTAGGGAAGATTTTGATTTTGCACTGGAGGGTGGATCATGGATTCTAGTTGATCATTATTTGTCAGTTCACCAATGGTGCTCGGATTTTGATCCATTTAATGTTTCTTTGAAACGCTTGGCAGTTTGGGTCCGATTTTCATGCCTtccaattgaatattttaatgagGATTTTCTTATGCGATTGGGGAGGAAGATAGGAGATCCTATCAGAGTGGATAATAATACTAGCCGAGTGACAAGAGGGCATTTTGCGAGATTATGTGTTGAAGTTGATGTTACGAAGCCTCTTTTGTCGAAATTCAAGCTGAACCGGAGAGTTCGACGTATTGAATATGAGGCGTTGCATATGGTTTGTTTTTCATGTGGAATTTTTGGGCATATGAAAGATAATTGTCCTTCGTTGCGGAAAGAGTTGCAGCCAGAGAATGTAGAGAATGTGCCTAATTCGGCTCATAGTAACCCTGCTCCTAAGGTAGCTCAGTTGCCCAAGAATCAGGTGGTTAATCCAGATGTTTTAGATgattttggtgattga